The window CTTTTTCTGTGACAAGAAGATGTGATAAAATGGATTTAATATGATTAACCAGGAATTAGCAAATATCTTATACGAAATCGGATATTTTCTTGAAATGGAAGAAGCTGCTTTCAGGCCCCAGGCATATGAGAAAGCAGCGATTGTTTTGGAAAGTACAGGACAGAGTGTGCGTGATATTTATAACAAGGGAGGGATAAAGGCGCTTGTTGCGATGCCTGGCATAGGAGAAAGTATCGCGAAAAAAATTGAAGAATATCTTAAAACAGGAAAAATTGAATATTATGAGAAATGGAAGAAAAAAGTGCCGGTTGATATTGAGGGGCTGATGGCAGTGGAGGGGGTGGGCCCAAAAACAATTCGAGTTTTATACGAAGAACTCGGGGTTACTGAAAGGAAAGAGTTGGAAAGGGCTGCCATGAACCATAAAATCTCTCCCCTCTTTGGATTTGGCGAGAAAAAGGAACAAAATATATTGCAAAGCATTGCCCTTTTGAAATCAAAAAAAGAGAGATTCCCGTTTGAAAGGATTTTTCCGACAGCAAGAGATATTAAAACAAGGTTAAACTCTTTGAAAGAGGTAAAGAAAGTTGATTTGGCTGGTTCTTTGCGCCGAAGAGAGGACACAATTGGCGATATTGATATTTTAGCAATGACTTTGCATCCAGAAAAAGTAGTGTCTTTTTTTGTTAATCTTCCAGAGGTGGTGAAAATTTGGGGCAAAGGCAAGACCAAGGCCTCTGTCCACTTGAAATATGGCATAGATGCGGACTTAAGGGTTATTCCGGAAATCAGCTATGGCGCTGCGCTTCAGTATTTTACTGGCTCAAAAGAGCATAATGTGGCTTTGAGGAAAATAGCTATTGAAAAAGGGATGAAGCTTAACGAATACGGACTTTACAAAGGAAAAAAAAGAGTGGCTGGAGAGAAAGAAAAAGATATTTATTTAGCCCTTGGCATCAAATGGGTTATTCCTGAATTAAGGAAGGGCAAGGGAGAAATTAAATTTTTAGTTAGCAAAAATTAGCGTTTAATATATAATTTTGTTATCATTAAGTTGAGCTTTGATAATTAATAATTAATCTTTTAAAAATATGTTTAAAAAATACTTTGTTTTTCCTATAGTTTTCCTCGGATTTATTATTCCGCTTACAGCTATGGCTGGCGATGCGTGTACTTCTGCTTACTACAATTACGGAGAGATTATTGAAGAGTATGATATTAATAGCAATAATAAAATTGAGTATTTAGAAGCCAAAAAAGCAATGGAGTATTATGATGAGCTTCCATCTAATTTAAGTTTAGATGGATTTATGGCTGTGATAAGATTTATGTTTTATGATTGTGTTATTCCGTCTGTTGAAAATGACCCAGCGTCTGGGACGCTTTCTACTTCCGCTACCCAAGTAAATGTCGGAGAGACAATCACGCTCACAGTTATAGGCAAAGATAATGATGGCCTGCAGAATCTTTGGGCACATTATCAGGGAAGTTGGCATAATAAGTCGGTTCAAGGCAAAGCGGCAGACGCAACTTTTTCATTTTCAGAGTCAAAAGCAGGGACATACACTTATAAAGGATATGTTTATGGTAGCCAACCAACAGGAATTAAAGAAACCGCTTGGACAGAACCCCCAAGCGTGACCGTTAAAGTAATCAATGTTGTTTTAAATAAACCCGACCTCACAATTACAAGCGCCGAGCTAAGCAATAATGATAACAAACTTTATTACACTGTTAAAAATCAAGGGAATGCCACAGCCCCAACATCAGAATCATTTTTTACAATAGACGGAGAACGAGGAGGCGTGGAGTATATCTCTTCTATGACAGCTGGCTCGTCTAAAATTTTCCATTTTAAAAATTGGGAATGCACACCAGCTCAATCTTATAGAATTGGCATTTGCGCTGATTGGGACCATAAAGTTTCTGAATCTAATGAGGATAATAATTGTTATAACATAACATTGAAATGTCCTGGGGCAATTCAAACAGATTGCCAAAGAGAGTATGGCCAAGAATATTGGTGCGCTAATTATGATGATTGGAAGCAAGAGTGTTCTGGTACAGGAAAGGCAAATTATTTGCCCAATGAAAAGAAGTGCCAGTTATCAGGCGGTGGAAGCGCCAATTATTGCGTGACATGTCAGCGAAATGATGATGATTCTGCTTCAGGAACATTGTCTGTTTCATCCACAACAGTTGAGCCGGGAGACAATATTACCCTGACCATCACTGGACAGGATGACAATGGACTGTATGCGCTTTTGGCTTATTACAAAGGCGAATGGCATAGAAAATTAGTGCAAGGAACAAGTGCAAGCGCCGACTTTTCGTTTTCAGAAACACAACCAGGGATTTATAGCTATTTAGGGTATATTTATGGCAAAACACTTAATGGTAATTTAGAGTTTGATTGGACCGAGCCGAGGGCTGTGACAGTCACTGTCCGTAGCGCCCAAGTTGAAGGACCGGATTTGATTATATCTTCAATAAGCACGAGTCCGAGCTCATTGACCACAGCAGATGAGGTTGATTTCAGGGTGACTATTAAGAATATTGGCACACAGCAGATGTCAGCGGTGAGCGGGGGGATTATAACAAAGGTATCGTCAAGCTCTATGGATGGGTCTGGTTATAGAATATGTGATGCAATGACAACTCGGCTTAAGGCAGGCGAAATCGCGACCATAGATTGTCCGATTGTCCAATCTCTTTCTGCTGGCAGCCACAGCTTTACATTTTTGACTGACTCAAGCAATAGATTGTCAGAAGGAAGTGAAACCAATAATGCGTTTTCAAAGAATATTACAGTTATAAGGGGATCTATTGGACAAAACGATCCTGTATCAGGAATATTTTCCACAAGCGCAACAAGTGTTGCGGAAAGGGGATTCTTTACTCTCAAAGTAATTGCGCAAGACGACCAAGGAGTGGACAAAATTAAGATTTATTATAAGGACTCATGGCACACATTTGATTGCGTTGGCCAGACATCCTGCACAAAGAGTTATGAATTATACGAATCAACAGCAGGAACATATACTTATTATGCTAAGGTCTATGGATATGATTTGAATAATAATTCAGAGAATACTGATACTGCCCCAAGTCAAGTTGTGGTTAGCGTGACTGCATTGAACATGGCTACTTGCACGGACTCTGATGGAGGCGCAAATTATTTTGTTAAAGGTAGTTCGTCTTCAAGCGTTTCTGGGGTTGAAGGGAGAGTCGATTGTTGCAAGGCATTATACTCAACTGAAATGGGTAATTCTGTGGACCATATTGGCCCAGGAGGAGGCCCTTGCGTAACCTCGGGTCTTTATCTATACGAAGCAATTTGTCAAAACGGAGTGCCTTATACCACGGTACATGCTTGTTCAAATGGATGTCAGGATGGTGTTTGCAGATAATTTATGAAGAAAATTTCTTTTCTAGAAAAAGTTTATCAAGTAGTGAAGAATATTCCTTGAGGGAAAATTTTGAGCTATAAAGATGTGGCGATTTGAAAACCCAAAAACCCGCCTCATGGCGGGTTTTTGGGTTTTGAGATAATCAATAATCAATTATCAATTATAAATTATCAATGATTAGTGATTATTTAATTGCCTCTTCTATTATTTTTTCAAATATTTTTGGCTGTTCTTGAGCTAATTGAGCCAAGATTTTTCTGTCTATTGCGATATTCTTTTTCTTAAGACCACCCATTAATTTGCTATAGGAAATATCTTGTTTTCTGGAACCAGCATTAATTTGAATCTGCCACAACTGCCTCTTCTCGCGTTTTCTTACCTTCCTATCCCTGTAATTATAAGACAGGGCATGGAGTAATGCTTCTTTTGCTAAAGTATATCTGTTTTTTCTGCCCCAGCGGAATCCCTTAGTTTGTTTTAATACACTTTTTCTCCGTTTGTGGGCCGTTGTTCCGCGTTTTACTCGTACCATGGATTAAATTGACATCAATTTTTTAATTTTTTTGGATTCAGAGTTCGGCAATTCCACCCATTTTCTTTTCTCTTGTATCTGATTTCCTGATTTTTTTGAGCGGAAATGATTTTGTCCGGTCGCTTTTCGTAAGATTTTCCCGCTTTTCGTTAGCTTAAATCTTTTGGTCAACGATTTTCTTGTCTTCGCCTTTCTTGTTTTCTGTGGCATTTTTTTGTCCTCGTTTAATAATAAGAATTAATATGTTCGGCAATTTTCTTGGAGGCAGCTCTGTCTCTATTGGAATTTGAGCCCCTAATATTTCTACGAATTTTTTTATTTGTTCTTCAGCGTGCTGACGCAATGCTTTCTCGCGCCCCCTTAATCGCAATTCTATTTTTATTTTATTTCCTTGTTTCAGGAATTTGTACGCCTGATTCGCCTTTGTTTCTATGTCGTGTAAAGAAGTATTGAATTTTATCCTTACCCCCTTGATTCCTCCGCTCTTCTGGCGGGACTGTTTCCCAGCTTTCTTTTTTAATTGATAAAGATATTTCCCAAAATCGCCTATCTTGCATATCGGTGGAGAAACCTTGTCTGTCACCTGTATTAAATCTAAACCGCGCTCGGAAGACATTTTGAGCGCTTGTTCC is drawn from Patescibacteria group bacterium and contains these coding sequences:
- a CDS encoding 50S ribosomal protein L35, with translation MPQKTRKAKTRKSLTKRFKLTKSGKILRKATGQNHFRSKKSGNQIQEKRKWVELPNSESKKIKKLMSI
- the infC gene encoding translation initiation factor IF-3, with the protein product MGSNPTISTKISNYKSIQSKPLLNHQIKVREVRLIDEDDKQVGVLSLEQALKMSSERGLDLIQVTDKVSPPICKIGDFGKYLYQLKKKAGKQSRQKSGGIKGVRIKFNTSLHDIETKANQAYKFLKQGNKIKIELRLRGREKALRQHAEEQIKKFVEILGAQIPIETELPPRKLPNILILIIKRGQKNATENKKGEDKKIVDQKI
- the rplT gene encoding 50S ribosomal protein L20 — protein: MVRVKRGTTAHKRRKSVLKQTKGFRWGRKNRYTLAKEALLHALSYNYRDRKVRKREKRQLWQIQINAGSRKQDISYSKLMGGLKKKNIAIDRKILAQLAQEQPKIFEKIIEEAIK